In one window of Microbacterium dextranolyticum DNA:
- the dinB gene encoding DNA polymerase IV, translating into MGRGDGSGRRVSPDDADDTGTRILHVDMDAFYASVEVLHDPALAGKPLIVGGMEGRGVVSSASYEARRYGVRSAMGVAQALRLCPQAIVVVPHFERYSALSRQVMGIFQEITPLVEPLSIDEAFLDVSGARRLWGSPGEIARMLRARVLAETGLVCSVGVAATKHVAKIASTMSKPDGLLIVSEPETAPFLAALPVRALWGVGPKAAEALEARGIRLVSDILASPQRVIERALGPTGGERVWLLAHGQDPREVETERVEKSIGHEETFLHDIADRATLRSELRRLADRVAGRLRGGGWEARTISLKLRYADFTTLSRASTLAEPTDVGQRIGDVAIGLFDELELAQPVRLIGVRAEKLRPGGGAALTLWDDDEDWRRVDAALDDARDRFGGGAVTRASVLGPRRDVNALPTNPRLPRE; encoded by the coding sequence GTGGGACGAGGCGACGGCAGTGGGCGGCGGGTATCGCCCGACGACGCCGATGACACCGGCACGCGCATCCTGCATGTCGACATGGATGCCTTCTACGCGTCCGTCGAAGTGCTCCACGATCCCGCCCTCGCCGGTAAGCCGCTGATCGTCGGGGGCATGGAGGGGCGCGGGGTCGTCTCGAGCGCGTCGTACGAGGCGCGCCGGTACGGCGTGCGATCGGCGATGGGCGTCGCGCAGGCGCTGCGGCTGTGTCCGCAGGCGATCGTCGTCGTGCCGCACTTCGAGCGCTACTCCGCGCTGTCACGTCAGGTGATGGGGATCTTCCAGGAGATCACTCCGCTCGTCGAGCCGCTGTCCATCGACGAGGCGTTCCTCGACGTGTCAGGCGCACGGCGGCTGTGGGGATCGCCGGGCGAGATCGCGCGGATGCTGCGGGCGCGGGTCCTCGCCGAGACCGGACTCGTCTGCAGCGTCGGAGTCGCAGCGACCAAGCATGTCGCGAAGATCGCCTCGACCATGTCGAAGCCCGACGGTCTGCTGATCGTGAGCGAGCCCGAAACCGCCCCCTTTCTCGCGGCGCTTCCGGTGCGGGCGTTGTGGGGCGTCGGACCCAAGGCGGCGGAGGCTCTCGAGGCGCGGGGCATCCGACTCGTCTCCGACATCCTCGCGTCGCCTCAGCGCGTCATCGAACGTGCGCTCGGACCCACCGGCGGCGAACGGGTCTGGCTCCTCGCGCACGGCCAGGATCCGCGCGAGGTCGAAACCGAGCGGGTCGAGAAGAGCATCGGCCATGAAGAGACGTTCCTGCACGACATCGCCGACCGGGCGACGTTGCGCAGCGAGCTGCGCCGTCTCGCCGACCGGGTAGCCGGGCGCCTGCGCGGTGGCGGCTGGGAGGCGCGCACCATCTCTCTGAAGCTGCGGTACGCAGACTTCACGACGCTGTCGCGCGCGAGCACTCTGGCCGAGCCGACCGACGTGGGGCAGCGGATCGGCGACGTCGCGATCGGTCTGTTCGACGAGCTCGAGCTGGCCCAGCCCGTCCGCCTCATCGGTGTGCGCGCCGAGAAGCTGCGCCCCGGGGGCGGTGCCGCCCTCACCCTCTGGGACGACGACGAGGACTGGCGCCGCGTCGACGCCGCGCTCGACGACGCGCGCGACCGATTCGGCGGCGGCGCCGTCACCCGCGCGAGCGTCCTCGGACCGCGCCGTGACGTCAACGCGCTTCCGACGAATCCACGGCTTCCGCGCGAGTGA
- a CDS encoding zeta toxin family protein, translating into MPSSADGVDAAIEAVLVRVRADVARLEATPGTAPVAILIDGQSGAGKTTLAARLAAAWPGDVNVVALDDVYPGWDGLDAGAETARTQILEPWCAGRTARWHRWDWARSAPGAEMTTAPEVPLIIEGSGVLTAASAALAPIRVWLESPAGTRRARALARDGDTYRPHWDRWADQERRHLDRDRPRDLATLVAEIP; encoded by the coding sequence GTGCCCTCAAGCGCTGACGGCGTCGACGCCGCGATAGAGGCCGTGCTCGTCCGCGTGCGCGCGGATGTCGCCCGTCTCGAGGCCACGCCCGGAACGGCGCCGGTCGCCATCCTCATCGACGGCCAGTCGGGAGCCGGCAAGACCACGCTCGCGGCCCGCCTCGCCGCGGCATGGCCGGGCGATGTGAACGTCGTCGCCCTCGACGACGTCTACCCGGGCTGGGACGGGTTGGACGCCGGTGCCGAGACGGCGCGCACACAGATCCTCGAGCCGTGGTGCGCGGGGCGCACGGCACGCTGGCACCGCTGGGACTGGGCGCGGTCCGCGCCGGGCGCCGAGATGACGACCGCTCCCGAAGTTCCCCTGATCATCGAGGGATCCGGCGTGCTGACCGCGGCGTCCGCCGCCCTCGCACCCATTCGCGTCTGGCTGGAGAGCCCCGCCGGTACCCGACGTGCGCGCGCACTGGCCCGCGACGGCGACACCTACCGACCGCATTGGGATCGGTGGGCGGATCAGGAGCGCCGGCACCTCGACCGCGACCGACCACGCGACTTGGCGACGCTGGTGGCCGAGATCCCCTGA
- a CDS encoding DUF2017 family protein, translated as MTRVLLEMSLLEAAHLSDLVTQFGELIGETVDDVALDDPAIVRLVPDAYRDDPAAADEFRRLTQADLLDRRRDDAAVVLSTLQRDGRTLRPEEVAPEDATAPVVVELHDASVAAWLRTLTALRLVMAARLGVTDDEQGESDDPRFGIYNWLGFRLEGLLQALED; from the coding sequence ATGACACGTGTGCTGCTGGAGATGTCGCTGCTGGAAGCTGCGCACCTCTCCGACCTGGTGACGCAGTTCGGCGAGCTCATCGGCGAGACCGTCGATGACGTGGCGCTCGACGATCCCGCGATCGTGCGTCTCGTCCCGGACGCCTACCGGGACGATCCCGCCGCGGCCGACGAGTTCCGCAGGCTCACGCAGGCGGATCTGCTCGACCGGCGACGCGATGACGCGGCCGTCGTCCTCTCGACTCTGCAACGCGACGGTCGCACTCTCAGACCGGAAGAGGTCGCCCCGGAGGACGCGACGGCGCCCGTCGTCGTCGAGCTGCACGACGCATCCGTCGCCGCGTGGCTGCGCACCCTCACCGCTTTGCGCCTGGTCATGGCGGCACGACTCGGCGTCACGGACGATGAGCAGGGCGAGTCCGATGACCCGCGCTTCGGGATCTACAACTGGCTCGGCTTCCGCCTCGAAGGGCTGCTGCAGGCCCTCGAAGACTGA
- the clpS gene encoding ATP-dependent Clp protease adapter ClpS: protein MGVTAVSAVLPLEDVDLASASQSSRPWQAVVWNDPVNLMSYVVHVFREHFGYSREHAERLMLAVHHVGHAVVAEGAREPMEMHVQAMHDYGLWATVREGGS, encoded by the coding sequence ATGGGCGTGACCGCGGTGTCCGCCGTTCTGCCCCTCGAGGACGTCGACCTGGCATCCGCCTCACAGAGTTCCCGCCCCTGGCAGGCGGTCGTCTGGAACGACCCGGTGAACCTGATGAGCTATGTCGTGCACGTGTTCCGCGAGCACTTCGGCTATTCGCGGGAGCACGCGGAGCGCTTGATGCTCGCCGTTCACCACGTCGGGCACGCCGTGGTGGCCGAAGGCGCGCGCGAACCGATGGAGATGCACGTGCAGGCCATGCACGATTACGGGCTCTGGGCCACCGTGCGGGAAGGCGGATCATGA
- a CDS encoding metallopeptidase family protein gives MIEMDADAFDDLVADELDALPADMLNGLDNVVFVVEDRPEDGSLDLLGLYDGLALTERDRYGIGDLPDRIIVYRDPHLDVCDDLDELRDEVHTTLVHEIAHFYGIDDARLHDLGWA, from the coding sequence ATGATCGAGATGGATGCCGACGCGTTCGACGATCTCGTCGCCGACGAACTCGATGCCCTCCCGGCAGACATGCTGAACGGGCTCGACAACGTGGTGTTCGTCGTCGAGGACCGCCCTGAGGACGGCTCGCTCGACCTCCTCGGCCTTTACGACGGCCTCGCCCTCACGGAGCGCGACCGCTACGGCATCGGCGACCTGCCGGATCGGATCATCGTGTATCGCGATCCGCACCTCGACGTCTGCGACGACCTCGACGAACTGCGCGACGAGGTGCACACCACGCTCGTCCACGAGATCGCCCACTTCTACGGCATCGACGATGCGCGTCTGCACGATCTCGGATGGGCGTGA
- the orn gene encoding oligoribonuclease: MVNAAENDRLVWIDCEMTGLDLEVDELVEIAIVVTDFELTPVHEGFQIVIKPDDSALEHMGEFVTKMHETSGLLEEIPHGVSLADAEFQALEYIQRFVAEGKAPLAGNTIGTDRMFLAKYMPRIDRWLHYRNVDVSSVKELSRRWYPRAYFNAPTKDGGHRALADIRESIRELAYYRQAVFVPAPGPTSDEARDAAAAAVSTYASDV; encoded by the coding sequence ATGGTGAACGCCGCGGAGAATGACCGTCTCGTCTGGATCGACTGCGAGATGACGGGCCTTGATCTCGAGGTCGACGAGCTCGTCGAGATCGCGATCGTGGTCACCGATTTCGAGCTCACACCGGTGCACGAGGGCTTCCAGATCGTGATCAAGCCCGACGATTCCGCGCTGGAGCACATGGGCGAGTTCGTCACGAAGATGCACGAGACCTCCGGGTTGCTCGAAGAGATCCCCCACGGCGTCAGCCTCGCCGACGCCGAGTTCCAGGCTCTGGAGTACATCCAACGATTCGTGGCGGAAGGCAAGGCCCCCCTGGCGGGCAACACGATCGGCACGGATCGCATGTTCCTCGCGAAGTACATGCCGCGGATCGACCGGTGGCTGCACTATCGGAACGTCGACGTGTCCAGCGTGAAGGAGCTGTCACGCCGCTGGTATCCGCGGGCCTACTTCAACGCGCCGACGAAGGACGGCGGGCATCGCGCTCTGGCCGACATCCGCGAGTCGATCCGCGAACTGGCCTACTACCGCCAGGCCGTTTTCGTGCCTGCGCCCGGCCCCACGAGCGACGAGGCACGTGACGCGGCGGCAGCGGCTGTGTCAACATATGCCTCGGACGTGTAA
- a CDS encoding methyltransferase, producing the protein MSTVPSAVWVAYGSEGRVVGTIRRGDEGYTATVAGADASIGTYPSMDIAKNALHGHLTPGSEWPTFREH; encoded by the coding sequence ATGAGCACCGTTCCGTCCGCTGTGTGGGTTGCCTACGGATCCGAGGGCCGGGTCGTCGGCACGATACGTCGCGGCGACGAGGGCTACACTGCCACCGTCGCCGGAGCCGACGCCAGCATCGGCACCTACCCGAGCATGGACATCGCCAAGAACGCCTTGCACGGGCATCTGACCCCGGGGTCGGAGTGGCCGACCTTCCGCGAGCACTGA
- the yczE gene encoding membrane protein YczE, translating to MPARITQLLIGLVLYGTACAVMVRAGIGVDPWTVFAQGVAAHTGIGIGWITNIVGFLVLLLWLPLRQRPGIGTVANILLVGTSMQASLAVIPIVEGFPLGIAVFVAGMLLLALASGLYIGADFGAGPRDGLMTGLHARFGWPIWIARLVVEASVLFVGWLLGGSVGLGTVLFAAGIGPLVHRALPLFDRRRRALRERTASPAPVAAGRPPA from the coding sequence ATGCCCGCCAGAATCACCCAGTTGCTCATCGGCCTCGTCCTGTACGGCACCGCCTGCGCCGTCATGGTCCGCGCCGGCATCGGCGTCGACCCGTGGACCGTCTTCGCTCAGGGCGTGGCCGCACACACCGGAATCGGGATCGGGTGGATCACGAACATCGTCGGCTTCCTCGTGCTGCTGCTGTGGCTTCCGCTACGGCAACGCCCGGGTATCGGCACCGTGGCCAACATCCTCCTCGTGGGCACCAGCATGCAGGCATCGCTCGCCGTGATACCGATCGTCGAGGGCTTTCCGCTCGGCATCGCGGTGTTCGTCGCCGGGATGCTGCTGCTCGCCCTCGCCTCGGGCCTGTACATCGGGGCCGACTTCGGCGCCGGACCTCGAGATGGGCTCATGACCGGACTTCACGCACGCTTCGGGTGGCCGATCTGGATCGCACGGCTCGTCGTCGAGGCATCCGTCCTGTTCGTCGGATGGCTACTCGGCGGCTCGGTCGGACTCGGCACCGTGCTGTTCGCCGCAGGGATCGGGCCGCTGGTGCACCGCGCACTTCCGCTCTTCGACCGGCGTCGTCGCGCGCTCCGAGAGCGCACCGCGTCACCCGCGCCCGTTGCCGCCGGGAGACCGCCGGCGTGA